The Streptomyces sp. HUAS MG91 sequence GCTCGCTCAGCAGTTGCAGCGGCCGGCGCAGCGGGGCGACGGCCCGCTTGAACTCCAGCACCTCGCGCTTGAGCTGGTAGATCCGGCCGGCGTCGGTGCCGCGCGGGCCGCCCTTGCCGGTCTGCGAGAAGACGTCGGTCTCGACCTCGTCGATGTCGTCCTGCATCGCGTCGGCCACCGCCAGATAGCCGTCGACGACGTGGTCGGAGATGGCGTGCAGCACCGCGCTCGGCCCCTTGGCGAGCAGCTCCGGCTCGGCCTGGAGGCGGCGGCGCAGCGCGCGCAGCGAGCCCTGTCCGCCGTGCCGCACGGTGATGAAGAAGTCGCGGCCGAGGAAGCACATGACCTCGCCGGTCTCCACGACCTCGCTGGTGTCGGTCAGTTCGGCGTGCTCGACGTAGTGGATGGTCTTGAACACGGCGAAGAGCGTGTCGTCGTACGGCTCCAGCTTGGGCCGCTGGTGGGCGTGGACCGCGTCCTCGACGGCGAGCGGGTGCAGCCCGAACTCGGCGGCGATACCGGCGAACTCCTTCTCGGTCGGCTCGTGCAGACCGATCCAGGCGAAGCCGCCGTCCCGGCGCACCTGGAGGCGCGCCTCGCGCGGCGTCAGGCAGTCGTCGCCGCTCTCCACGCGGGCCCCGTCGCGGTAGACGGCACAGTCCACGACGGCCGAGCAGGCGGACGGGTCACGGGTGGGGTCGTACGAGGAGCGCGCCTCGTTCTCGTACGGGGCCACGCTCTTGCGCAGCGAGGGGCGGACGGCGGCACGCAGGTCGCGCATCATCGACATGGGCAGGCTCCTTCGCGGGCGGGAGCCGCGCAGGGCACTCGGGAGATCGGAACTGCCCGGAATGAGGACGTCCTGGCCAACCGGAAACCGGGACATGCTGCACGTCCACAAAGCGGGGAGCACCGCACCGACGCCGGGCGGCTCCGCAGACTGATTCAGATCAGGAAGATCGGAAAGATCAGGTGGAAACGAAGTGCTCTTCCGGCATACGCGGACAGCCCGGGACCTCAGGAAGCCGACGGAACGCCGGCGACTGCTGACTGCGGTGTGGATGCGGGCCTAGCGGCCGGAAGAACGGGTGGTACTGCACGGTCGACTTCGATCCATGACAGCCCCACCTCCTCCGGCCGGTCCCCCGTGAGGGACGATCAGTGGGTCGGGTCTTCGAGGGCTCTTGAGGGCTCTCGGCGGGGACGCTCAGCGTTCCGTCCCGACCAGCGGCCAAGACTATCAGCCGACTGAAGACCCGGGGCTCGTCTTTACCCGTTCCATGCGAGTTCTATGCTCGCGGGATGGGAGAAGTTCTTGAGCTTGTAGAGGCCAGGCTGCACACCGCTCTGGGCGAGCCGGACGCGCGCGCCGCGGTCACGTTCCTCGGCACCGACCGCATCGAGGTGCTGCGCTTCACGGACCGTGCTCAGAACGTCGTCCGGTACGCGACGCTCGGCATGTCGGCGGCGCCGATGGCCGACCCCACGGCGGCCCTCGTGGACCCGGTCGAGGGCCCGCGCGCGGAGCTGGTCCTCACCGTCCGCGCCGGCCTCGCCGAGACCGACAAGGTGCTCCGCCCGCTCGCGGTGCTCGCCGCCTCGCCGCAGGTGGAGGGCGTGATCGTGGCGCCGGGCGCGTCGCTGGACGTGGGGGAGCCGCTGTGGCCGGGCGCGCCGTTCACCTCGGTGCTCGTCGCGGAGTCGGGCGGGCTGGTGGAGGACCTCGAACTGGACCCGCCGATGGACCCCGTACGGTTCCTGCCGCTGCTGCCCATGACGCAGAACGAGGCGGCGTGGAAGCGGGTGCACGGGGCGGCCGAGCTCCAGGAGAAGTGGCTGAACAGCGGAACGGACCTGCGCGATCCGCTGCGCAGGTCCGTCCCTCTCGACTGAGGATCCCTCCGGGGGCTCAGTTGGCGAAGACGGTGACGCCGTCCTCGGTGGCGTGCCGCGGCTCCAGCTCCTCCGCCTCGTGCGTGAGCGCGTTCCTGCGCACCCAGACCACGACGGCGCCGAGCAGGGCCGTGACCGCGGCGACCACGAACGGGATGTGGATGTCGGTCCACTCCTCGATCTTCGGCGCCAGGTACGGGGCGGCCGCGGCGGCGAACCAGCGGACGAAGTTGTAGCCGGCGCTCGCCACCGGGCGCGGCGCGTCGGAGACGCCGAGCGCCAGCTCCGTGTACACCGTGTTGTTCACGCCGATGAAGGCGCCGGACAGGATCGTGCAGACGATGGCCGTGGTGTGGTTGCCGTACCCGAGCACGAGCACGTCGACGGCGAGCAGCACCAGCGAACCGCCGACCACCTTCAGCGAGCCGAACCTGGCCTGCATGCGCGGCGCGACGAGCACCGAGAACAGCGCGAGCAGCACACCCCAGGCGAAGAAGACACCGCCCGACTTGTACGGGGTCATGTCCAGCACGAACGGCGTGAAGGCCAGCACCGTGAAGAACGTGTAGTTGTAGAAGAAGGCCGAGACGGCGGCGGAGGCGAGCCCGCCGTGCCCGAGCGCCTTGAGCGGGTCGAGGACCGATGTCTTGCGCGCGGGCCTGGGCTGCTCCTTCAGGAACAGCGTGATGCAGATGAACCCGATGGCCATCAGGGCCGCGGTGCCGAAGAACGGGTAGCGCCAGCTGGCGTTGCCGAGCAGGGCGCCCACCAGCGGCCCGCACGCCATGCCGAGGCCGAGCGCGGACTCGTAGAGCAGGATCGCGGCGGCCGAGCCGCCGGCCGCCGCGCCGACGATGACGGCGAGCGCGGTCGACACGAAGAGCGCGTTGCCCAGGCCCCAGCCGGCCCGGAAGCCGACCAGCTGGCCGACCGTGTCCGAGGTCCCGGAGAGCCCCGCGAAGATCACGACGAGCGCGAGCCCGACGAGGAGCGTCTTCTTGCCGCCGATCCGGCTGGAGACGAACCCGGTGACCAGCATCGCGACGGCGGTGATCAGGAAGTACGAGGTGAAGAGCAGGGAGACCTGGCTCTGCGTGGCCTTCAGGCCCTGTGCGATCGACGGCAGGATCGGGTCGACGAGCCCGATGCCCATGAAGGCGACGACGGATGCCCCGGCGGTCGCCCAGACCGCCTTCGGTTGACGCAGGATGCTGCCCGCACCTGCGTCGAACGGGTCCCCTTCGGCGGGACCTCCTGTACTGCTGTGGCTCATGCCCGTTCCACTTCCTTCGTCTCGCGTCCTGCGCGGACGCCCGACCGGATGGTTGACGTATACATACAATAAGTTAGCGTCTCTAATTAATGCAAGCTACATCTATTTGTGCAGGTGGGGAGCGCCGGACCGGCACACTCCGGACGGGTGATCGTCCTTGACGCGGCGCGGGACGGGGAGGACCGTGGGCCGTATGAGGGGCGAACCCAGTTGCCCGAAGTGTGGTGGCCGGGTCAGGGCTCCCGGACTCTTTGCCGACTCCTGGCAGTGCGATGTGCACGGGACCGTGCACCCGCTGCAGCCTGTGATCCCGCCCAGCGTCGAGGCCCTCAGTGTCGTGGTGCGCCGCGCGCAGGTCCCCGTCTGGATGCCGTGGCCGCTCCCCGTCGGCTGGCTGTTCACGGGCGTGGCCAACGCGGGCGACGACCGCCACGGCGGCCGCGCCACCGCCGTCGCCTGCTCGGGACCCGCGCCGCTGGGCGGCATGGGCGAGCTGGTGCTGGTCGCCGAGGAGCTGGGCGTCGGACTCGGCGCGCGCTACGCGGGCATCGACGGCCCCGATCCCGGCCCGCACATGGACGTACTCGGGCCGCCGCACGCCAAGGTGGTCGCCGCCGGCCGGCCCACCCCGCTGTGGCACGTGCGGAGCGGCCCCGACGACCGGGCCGTCTTCGCGGGCGAGGCCCGCGGGCTGTGGCTGTGGGCGATCGTGTGGCCCGCGCAGTCCGGACTGCTGATGTACGACGAGCTGGTCCTGACCGATCTGCGGGACGCGGGCGCCGAGGTGGAGCTGCTGCCGTGCGGGGCGCTGTCGCCCCGCGTGCTCCAGTGAGGCGGCACGGGTTCGGGTGCGGGACGGGTTGCGCGTTTCGGTAGGTCTTCTTCCGTTACGAGTAAGGGTCTGCGGCCCGGATCGGCCGTGACGGGAGTCTTCTCAAACCCCGTTATCCTGGAGCGGCCCCTTCCGTCCCGTCCGAGCCTGGAGTACGCAGCCGTGCGCATCGATCTGCACACCCACTCCACCGCTTCCGACGGCACGGACACCCCGGCCGAGCTGGTGCGCAACGCCGCGGCGGCCGGACTGGACGTCGTGGCCCTGACCGATCACGACACCACGCGCGGGCACGCCGAGGCGATCGCCGCACTCTCCGGGCTGCCGACGGGGATGACCCTCGTCACCGGCGCCGAGCTCTCCTGCCGCCTCGACGGCGTGAGCATGCACATGCTGGCGTACCTGTTCGACCCGGAGGACGCCGCCCTGCTCGCCGAGCGCGAGCTGGTCCGCGACGACCGCGTCCCGCGCGCCAAGGCCATGATCGCCAAGCTGAACGACCTCGGCGTCCCCGTCACCTGGGAGCACGTCGCCCGGATCGCCGGCGACGGCTCGGTCGGCCGCCCGCACATCGCCTCCGCGCTCGTCGAACTCGGCGTCGTGGACACGGTCTCCGACGCCTTCACCGAGCACTGGCTGGCCGACGGCGCCCGCGCCTACGTACCCAAGCACGAGACCGACCCCTTCGAGGCGATCCGCCTGGTCAAGGCCGCCGGCGGGGTCACCGTCCTCGCGCACCCGGCCGCCGTCAAGCGCGGCCGCACGGTCCCCGAAGCCTCGATCGCGAAGCTGGCCGAGGCCGGGCTCGACGGCATCGAGGTCGATCACATGGATCACGCCCACGACCCGGCCACCCGCGACCGGCTGCGCGGCCTCGCCGCCGACCTCGGGCTGCTGACCACCGGCTCCTCGGACTACCACGGCAGCCGCAAGACGTGTGTGCTCGGCGAGTACACCACCGACCCGGAGATCTACGGGGAGATCACCCGCAGGGCCACCGGCGCCTTCCCGGTGCCGGGCGCCGGCGGACGCCGCGCCTGACGGGTGCGCCCGCCCGCCGCCCGGCCCCACCTCTGATCGCACACCTTTACGCGTGCCCGCAACCGAGCGGGCGCGCCCGCACGCCCGCTCACCCCTCGCACCGCAAGGCAAGCCCTACTGTGTTCGACGCCGCCGTCTTCGGATCCCTTTTTCTCACGCTTTTTGTGATTATGGATCCCCCCGGAATCACTCCGATCTTCCTCGCCCTCACCGCGGGCCGCCCCGCCAAGGTCCAGAAGCGCATGGCCTTCCAGGCCGTCTGCGTCGCCTTCGGCGTGATCGCCGTCTTCGGCGTCCTGGGGCAGCGGATCCTCGACTACTTGCATGTCTCCGTACCCGCCCTGATGATCGCGGGCGGACTGCTCCTGCTGCTGATCGCGCTCGATCTGCTCACCGGCAAGACGGACGAGCCGAAGCAGACGAAGGACGTGAACGTCGCCCTCGTCCCGCTCGGCATGCCGCTGCTCGCCGGGCCCGGCGCGATCGTCTCCGTGATCCTCGCCGTGCAGAAGGCGGACTCGTTCGCGACGCAGGTCTCCGTCTGGACGGCGATCATCGCCATCCATGTCGTGCTGTGGCTGGTCATGCGCTACTCGCTGGTGATCATCCGCGTCATCAAGGACGGCGGTGTGGTCCTCGTGACCCGGCTCGCGGGCATGATGCTCTCCGCGATCGCCGTGCAGCAGATCATCAACGGCGTCACACAGGTGATCAGGGCCGGCTGACCGCGCCGCCCCCGCTCGCGCGGACATGCGAAGCCCCCGTACGCACCGTGCGTACGGGGGCTTCGAAGTGTGTGAGCCGCCGCGCTGTTACGAGGCGGACGACTCGGCCGGGCGGATGTAGAGGCGCTGGCCGATGGCCGCCGCCTGCTGAACGATCCGGTTGACGGAGGCGGCGTCCACGACGGTGGTGTCCACGGCGGTGCCGTCGACGTCGTCGAGTCGCATGATTTCGAAGCGCAAGGGCTTCTCCCTTCGTCTGGTCATCCTCCTGAAGGAGAACTGCTGGTGCAGGACATCAGTCTCGTCCTGCCGTACGGCCAGGCGGTTGCCTGCCCGTTAAGAGTGGATTGCGTGACTAGAGAGCCCCGCGTTCTATATGGGTACAACGGGTTGCCCCCTGCAAACATTCCCTACGCTAAAGAAATTTTTCGAGAAACTAATTACTAGCTAGTAGCGCGTCGGGTCGTGCGCGGAGAGTGACGGCCCCAGAAGGCCGCGAGGGCCGCGGCGGTCTCCAGCGGGCGGTCGGTGTTGGGGGAGTGCTCGGCCCCGGTGATCACGGACCGCTCGGCGCCGAGGCGCCGCGCCATGTCGTCGAGCAGCGGCACGGGCCAGGTGTCGTCGCGCTCGCCCGACAGGACGTGCACCGGCGGCGCGAGCGCGGCCAGCTCCGCGACCCGGTCCGGCTCGGTGCACAGCTGGCGGCCGGTGGCGATGAGCTGCGCCGGGCTGTTCCGCATCCAGCGCCGCCGCAGGTCGTCCCGGGCGTCGGCGCCGCGCACGTCGGCCACGTCGTCGGCGGCGTCCAGGGCCTGGATCGCCTCCCAGACCTCCGCCATGCCCAGGGTGGCCAGTGCGCCCTGGAGCAGCTTCACGCGCTGCTGCTGGGGCTCGGTCACGGCGGCCGGGCCCGACGCCATCAGGGTCAGGGACGCGAACGGCGCCGGATCCGCGATGACCGCCGCCCGCGCGACGAGCCCACCGAGCGAGTGCCCCAGCAGATGCACCCGCGAGGCGTCGAGCGCCGCCGCCTGGGCGAGCACGTCCTGGGCCAACTCGGCCTGCGCGTAAGGGGTTTCGTCGTCCGCAGGGCCGGGCGTCTCGTACTGCCCGCGCCCGTCGACGGCCACGGTGCGGTAGCCGGCCGCGCCCAGCGGGCCGTGCAGCGCGATGAAGTCCTCCTTGCTGCCGGTGAACCCGGGAAGGAGCAGCACGGTGCCGCGCACGGACCCCGACTCCGGCTCCCCGACGAGGGCGGCGAACTCGCCCCTCTCGGTGGCCAGTCGGAGCGCACGGGTGCCGGACGGTGGGGTGAAGGTCGCGGGCCTGCTCATGCGGTGAGATTACGTCGAACGCCGCACCGGGGCGACAGAGCGAAGGCCCGGGCTCCGCGCGATGCGGAACCCGGGCCTGCTGCTACCGATGTGCTGCTCAGGCCTCGGGGGCCTCGACGGCGGCCACGGCCTTCTTGCGGGTCCGGCGCGGCTTGGCCTCGGCGGCGGGTGCGGCCTCGACCGTCTCCGTGACGGGCTCGGCCTTCTTGCGGGTGCGGGTCCGCGCGGGCTTGGCCTCGACGGCCTCCGCCGTGTCGACGGCCGCCACGGCCTTCTTCCGCGTGCGACGCGGCTTGGCCTCCGGGGTCGCCTCCGCGGCCTCGACCGTCTCGGTGACGGGCTCGGCCTTCTTGCGGGTGCGGGTCCGCGCGGGCTTGGCCTCGACGGCCTCCGCCGTGTCGACGGCGGCCACGGCCTTCTTGCGGGTGCGGCGCGGCTTGGCCTCGGCCTCGACGGGGGCGGCCTCGGCCTCGACGGGGGCCGCCGCTGCCTTCTTGCGCGTGCGGGTGGCGGGCTTGGCCTCGACGGCCTCGGCCGTGTCGACGGCGGCCACGGCCTTCTTGCGGGTGCGGCGCGGCTTGGTCTCCGGGGTCGCCTCCGCGGTCTCGACCGTCTCGGTGACCGGCTCGGCCTTCTTGCGGGTGCGGGTCCGCGCGGGCTTGGCCTCAACGGCCTCCGGGGTCTCGACGGTGGCCTCCACCGTGTCGACGACCGCCTCCGCCTTCTTCCGCGTACGGGTACGGGCACGAGCGGGCTTCGCCTCGAGCTCCGCGACGGGCGCGGCGGCCTCGACCGGCTCCACCGACAGCGCCGGCTCGACCGCGGCGTCCGCGGCCTCCGCCTTCTTGCGCGTACGACGACGCGGCTTGGCGGGAGCCTCGGCCTCGATCACCGGAGCGACAGCTTCGACGACGGCCTCGGCGGTCTCGACAACGGCCTCGGCGGCGGCCGGAGCGACGGCGGCGGCGTTGCCGCGGGTGCGGCGGCGACGGCGCGGGGTGCGCGGCTCGGCCGGCGCGGAGGAGTCCTCGGCGACCGGGCTGACGGGAGCGGCCGTGGTGGCCGCCGCCGTGGTCTGCGCGGAGACCGGCTCGCCGTTGCGGGTGCGACGGCGGCGGCGCGGCGTACGGGCGGAACGCTCACGCTCCTGCTCGCGGCCCTGGTCCCGGTCGCGACGGTCGCGGTCCTGCGACGGACGGCCGCCCCGGCCACCGCGCGGCGAAGCGCCACGGCCACCGGTCTCGCCCAGGTCCTCGATCTCCTCGGCGTCGAGCCCGGCGCGCGTGCGCTCCGAACGCGGCAGCACACCCTTGGTGCCGGCCGGGATGGACAGCTCCTCGTACAGGTGCGGGGAGGACGAGTACGTCTCGACCGGGTCGTTGAAGGTCAGGTCGAGAGCCTTGTTGATCAGCTGCCAGCGCGGGATGTCGTCCCAGTCGACCAGCGTGATCGCGATGCCCTTCTTGCCCGCGCGGCCGGTGCGGCCGATGCGGTGGAGGTACGTCTTCTCGTCCTCGGGCGACTGGTAGTTGATGACGTGCGTCACGCCCTCGACGTCGATGCCGCGGGCGGCGACGTCGGTGCAGACCAGCACGTCCACCTTGCCGTTGCGGAACGCGCGCAGCGCCTGCTCGCGCGCGCCCTGGCCCAGGTCGCCGTGGACCGCGCCGGAGGCGAAACCGCGCCGCTTGAGCTGGTCGGCGATGTCGGCGGCCGTCCGCTTCGTCCGGCAGAAGATCATCGCGAGTCCGCGGCCGTCGGCCTGGAGGATGCGCGCGACCATCTCGGGCTTGTCCATGTTGTGCGCGCGGTACACGTGCTGCGCGATGTTCCGCACGGTCGCGCCCTCGTCGTCCGGCGACGTGGCGCGGATGTGCGTGGGCTGCGACATGTAACGGCGGGCCAGGCCGATGACGGCGCCCGGCATGGTCGCCGAGAACAGCATCGTCTGACGCTTCGCCGGCAGCATGT is a genomic window containing:
- a CDS encoding magnesium and cobalt transport protein CorA, which gives rise to MSMMRDLRAAVRPSLRKSVAPYENEARSSYDPTRDPSACSAVVDCAVYRDGARVESGDDCLTPREARLQVRRDGGFAWIGLHEPTEKEFAGIAAEFGLHPLAVEDAVHAHQRPKLEPYDDTLFAVFKTIHYVEHAELTDTSEVVETGEVMCFLGRDFFITVRHGGQGSLRALRRRLQAEPELLAKGPSAVLHAISDHVVDGYLAVADAMQDDIDEVETDVFSQTGKGGPRGTDAGRIYQLKREVLEFKRAVAPLRRPLQLLSERPMRLIDPDIQKYFRDVADHLERVQEQVIGFDELLNSILQANLAQASVAQNEDMRKITSWAAIVAVPTMVCGVYGMNFDHMPELHWRFGYPLVLAVTVVACFTIHRTLKRNGWL
- a CDS encoding suppressor of fused domain protein — encoded protein: MGEVLELVEARLHTALGEPDARAAVTFLGTDRIEVLRFTDRAQNVVRYATLGMSAAPMADPTAALVDPVEGPRAELVLTVRAGLAETDKVLRPLAVLAASPQVEGVIVAPGASLDVGEPLWPGAPFTSVLVAESGGLVEDLELDPPMDPVRFLPLLPMTQNEAAWKRVHGAAELQEKWLNSGTDLRDPLRRSVPLD
- a CDS encoding MFS transporter, whose amino-acid sequence is MSHSSTGGPAEGDPFDAGAGSILRQPKAVWATAGASVVAFMGIGLVDPILPSIAQGLKATQSQVSLLFTSYFLITAVAMLVTGFVSSRIGGKKTLLVGLALVVIFAGLSGTSDTVGQLVGFRAGWGLGNALFVSTALAVIVGAAAGGSAAAILLYESALGLGMACGPLVGALLGNASWRYPFFGTAALMAIGFICITLFLKEQPRPARKTSVLDPLKALGHGGLASAAVSAFFYNYTFFTVLAFTPFVLDMTPYKSGGVFFAWGVLLALFSVLVAPRMQARFGSLKVVGGSLVLLAVDVLVLGYGNHTTAIVCTILSGAFIGVNNTVYTELALGVSDAPRPVASAGYNFVRWFAAAAAPYLAPKIEEWTDIHIPFVVAAVTALLGAVVVWVRRNALTHEAEELEPRHATEDGVTVFAN
- a CDS encoding DUF6758 family protein, whose product is MRGEPSCPKCGGRVRAPGLFADSWQCDVHGTVHPLQPVIPPSVEALSVVVRRAQVPVWMPWPLPVGWLFTGVANAGDDRHGGRATAVACSGPAPLGGMGELVLVAEELGVGLGARYAGIDGPDPGPHMDVLGPPHAKVVAAGRPTPLWHVRSGPDDRAVFAGEARGLWLWAIVWPAQSGLLMYDELVLTDLRDAGAEVELLPCGALSPRVLQ
- a CDS encoding PHP domain-containing protein, whose product is MRIDLHTHSTASDGTDTPAELVRNAAAAGLDVVALTDHDTTRGHAEAIAALSGLPTGMTLVTGAELSCRLDGVSMHMLAYLFDPEDAALLAERELVRDDRVPRAKAMIAKLNDLGVPVTWEHVARIAGDGSVGRPHIASALVELGVVDTVSDAFTEHWLADGARAYVPKHETDPFEAIRLVKAAGGVTVLAHPAAVKRGRTVPEASIAKLAEAGLDGIEVDHMDHAHDPATRDRLRGLAADLGLLTTGSSDYHGSRKTCVLGEYTTDPEIYGEITRRATGAFPVPGAGGRRA
- a CDS encoding MarC family protein, with translation MFDAAVFGSLFLTLFVIMDPPGITPIFLALTAGRPAKVQKRMAFQAVCVAFGVIAVFGVLGQRILDYLHVSVPALMIAGGLLLLLIALDLLTGKTDEPKQTKDVNVALVPLGMPLLAGPGAIVSVILAVQKADSFATQVSVWTAIIAIHVVLWLVMRYSLVIIRVIKDGGVVLVTRLAGMMLSAIAVQQIINGVTQVIRAG
- a CDS encoding alpha/beta hydrolase; the protein is MSRPATFTPPSGTRALRLATERGEFAALVGEPESGSVRGTVLLLPGFTGSKEDFIALHGPLGAAGYRTVAVDGRGQYETPGPADDETPYAQAELAQDVLAQAAALDASRVHLLGHSLGGLVARAAVIADPAPFASLTLMASGPAAVTEPQQQRVKLLQGALATLGMAEVWEAIQALDAADDVADVRGADARDDLRRRWMRNSPAQLIATGRQLCTEPDRVAELAALAPPVHVLSGERDDTWPVPLLDDMARRLGAERSVITGAEHSPNTDRPLETAAALAAFWGRHSPRTTRRATS
- a CDS encoding DEAD/DEAH box helicase, coding for MTLPVALSGTDVIGQAKTGTGKTLGFGLPLLERVTVPADVEAGRATPEQLTDTPQALVVVPTRELCQQVTNDLLTAGKVRNVRVLAIYGGRAYEPQVEALKKGVDVIVGTPGRLLDLAGQKKLNLSHVKALVLDEADEMLDLGFLPDVEKIINMLPAKRQTMLFSATMPGAVIGLARRYMSQPTHIRATSPDDEGATVRNIAQHVYRAHNMDKPEMVARILQADGRGLAMIFCRTKRTAADIADQLKRRGFASGAVHGDLGQGAREQALRAFRNGKVDVLVCTDVAARGIDVEGVTHVINYQSPEDEKTYLHRIGRTGRAGKKGIAITLVDWDDIPRWQLINKALDLTFNDPVETYSSSPHLYEELSIPAGTKGVLPRSERTRAGLDAEEIEDLGETGGRGASPRGGRGGRPSQDRDRRDRDQGREQERERSARTPRRRRRTRNGEPVSAQTTAAATTAAPVSPVAEDSSAPAEPRTPRRRRRTRGNAAAVAPAAAEAVVETAEAVVEAVAPVIEAEAPAKPRRRTRKKAEAADAAVEPALSVEPVEAAAPVAELEAKPARARTRTRKKAEAVVDTVEATVETPEAVEAKPARTRTRKKAEPVTETVETAEATPETKPRRTRKKAVAAVDTAEAVEAKPATRTRKKAAAAPVEAEAAPVEAEAKPRRTRKKAVAAVDTAEAVEAKPARTRTRKKAEPVTETVEAAEATPEAKPRRTRKKAVAAVDTAEAVEAKPARTRTRKKAEPVTETVEAAPAAEAKPRRTRKKAVAAVEAPEA